The DNA region TTTGGAGCTGAGGACATAACCTCTCTCGAAAAGAGTTTCGACGATCTTGGCGTACGTGGAGGGTCTACCGATACCACGCTCCTTCATCAAAGCGATTATATCACCCTGGGTGTACAGCGAGACGCTCGGAGCCCTCCAACGCCTAACCTCGACTACCTTGGTGACACCTTCCTCTACCGACGGTAGAGTCCTCATAGGCCTGACGAGGTTGAAACCGTTCTCAAGTATCCTTGAGTAACCCTCGACCTTCACGGTCTTATCCAGGACTCGGACTTCAAACGAGATTTTCTCGGCTTTAACAGGTCGCATCTGGCTAGCTATGAACCTACGGAATATGAGTTCGTAGAGGGCTAGATGCCTACCTGTAACCCTCTTAGCAAACCTCAGCAGGCCTAGGGTCATAAGCTCCCTCAGCTTAGCAGAGTCCATGCTTCTAGTAGGTCTTATACACTCATGCGCCCCCTCCGCGGGCCAAATCCTGGGTGCTGAGAAAGCCGGCCCAAACCTACTGATTATATAGTCCTTCGCGATCTCTACACCGACCTGGGAGACCCTATGGCTATCAGTCCTATGGTATGTTATGAGACCGAGTTCGAATAGGTCTTGAGCCAAAGCCATGGTCTCAGCCGCCCCCATCCCTAGGAAAGTCGACGCGTCTTTCAGCATGGAATCAGTCGTAAACGGTGGAGGAGGCTTAACCTCGACCTCTTCTCTGACCAGGTTAGCTATCTCCACTTTAGCTTCTCTAAGCTTCTCCAGATACTCCTTAAGCTCCTTCCTACCCATTCGTGGTTCAGATATAACGACCCTTAGACCGTTCTCAAGTCTAAGCTCGAAGAAGTCCCGCAGAGACTTCTTAGACTCATACATCCTGTTGATTATCCATCCAAGAACCGGCGTCTGAACCCTACCCGCCGAGAGCCTCTTACTTCCGAAGACCTTCCAAAGCTTATGGCTTAACTCGAACCCTATCCACCTATCCTCTACCCTCCGGGTTATCTGCGCCTCGACAAGGTTGAGGTTTATATCTCTAAGACCTCTAAGCGCCTCCCTTAGCGCCCTCCGGGTAACTTCGTGAAACTCAGCCCTCTTAACCTCCCGCGTAAACGGCTTTACGGCCACGTAGAGGTCCCAAGATATCTTCTCACCCTCGGCGTCAGCGTCTGTACCGAGGATCACTAGGTCGACCTCTTTAGCGGCTTCCCTTAAGCTCTCGATCAAAGCCTTCTTATCGAGAATCTTCTCAGACCCGCATACCGGGCATTTGCTTCCGAAGTCTTCGGTAAACGTGTATCCGCACTTCAGACACCGCTTTATCGTGGAGTAAACCGGCACGTACTCTCCGTTTACCTCTAAAACCCCATGTAAGCCGACGTTACCTGTTATCAAGTCCATTATGTGTCCTCCGGTAGCCGTGATGTTGAGTATATACTCCCCCGTGTTGACCTCGAAGACCGTTAAATCCCCGACCTGCCTCCGGCTGGGCCTGCCGAAGAGCCTGGCGATAGTCCTAGCCTTGTTAGGAGATTCGACGACGAAAAGCGCGAACTTGATTAAGTCCTTAAACTCAGCTTTAACCTTTCCCTCTAGAAGATCCTTTATAGCCTTACGATCCTTATCTACCTCCTCTATCACCTTGTCCAAGTCCACCTCTGACAGTCTACGCCAGACTATATCCTCCATGAACCACCTAGTCTCCCTCATCAAGCCGTTGAATGCCCTATCGTTATCGACTAGGACTATGGATATCCCCTTAGACACGCCTCCGGCGTACATTCTAGATACTCTACCCGAGGCCTGTACGTACGCCACGGGATCCGGAATTATGAGGTAGAACACGTCACCTCTCTTCTCCAAACCTATGTATGGGCTCTCCTCCAAGGCCTTAAGCACATCAGGTCTCGACAAGATGTCGCTTAGGAACTCTAAAGCCTCTTCCACGGCTATTTTAGCCCTCTCAGGTATAGGAGGTAAGGGCTTACCTTCCGCTATAGACTTCGCTATCTCCTCCCTAAGATCTCTGGATATTATTCTGTTAGCTATTCTGAGCTCGTTTATAAGCCTCAAAGCCTCGAGCTGGTCTCTTTCAGGTAGTAGCTCCCGTATATTTGCGAGCAAAATTATGGCCTTCGATATCCTGAACCTATGCTTTATATCGAGGTCTATGAGCATCTTAGGCACGCCGACGAAGAGCGCATATCTCACCGTGTAAGGTAGGTCTATACCTCTCACCAGAGGACTTCTATAAGACGCCACACCTATCAACACGTCGTAGACGCCTTGG from Candidatus Bathyarchaeota archaeon includes:
- the rgy gene encoding reverse gyrase; translated protein: MGRNPSKIMKAIFKGLCPNCGGDIDNERASMGLPCRMCLPDEYLKSPNPLAYVRNPSETYSRLIYESKQLEEFISFFEKATGSKPWAAQRVWARRIIAGRSFALIAPTGMGKTVFGSVFALFLAYKRGWRSYIVVPTALLAKQVSERLLSYAERLGLDIKIAYYHSLLTRKEAKSRLEEIKNRDFQVLVTTLSFLNMKFEFIEGERFKFIFVDDVDSLLRSSKSVDKILMLLGFKQEDLEKAFNIMDLRTQLGRLLRRRRYSESSELYDKIVKLMEELEENRKNVGVLVVSGASIRARRTKRVRLFRELLGFEVASRIDIGRNVVDLYTEAKNLEEETYRLIKKLGPGGLVYIPMDLGAEYAESLKKYLVERGINTEAYTRPRKRILEKFSQGVYDVLIGVASYRSPLVRGIDLPYTVRYALFVGVPKMLIDLDIKHRFRISKAIILLANIRELLPERDQLEALRLINELRIANRIISRDLREEIAKSIAEGKPLPPIPERAKIAVEEALEFLSDILSRPDVLKALEESPYIGLEKRGDVFYLIIPDPVAYVQASGRVSRMYAGGVSKGISIVLVDNDRAFNGLMRETRWFMEDIVWRRLSEVDLDKVIEEVDKDRKAIKDLLEGKVKAEFKDLIKFALFVVESPNKARTIARLFGRPSRRQVGDLTVFEVNTGEYILNITATGGHIMDLITGNVGLHGVLEVNGEYVPVYSTIKRCLKCGYTFTEDFGSKCPVCGSEKILDKKALIESLREAAKEVDLVILGTDADAEGEKISWDLYVAVKPFTREVKRAEFHEVTRRALREALRGLRDINLNLVEAQITRRVEDRWIGFELSHKLWKVFGSKRLSAGRVQTPVLGWIINRMYESKKSLRDFFELRLENGLRVVISEPRMGRKELKEYLEKLREAKVEIANLVREEVEVKPPPPFTTDSMLKDASTFLGMGAAETMALAQDLFELGLITYHRTDSHRVSQVGVEIAKDYIISRFGPAFSAPRIWPAEGAHECIRPTRSMDSAKLRELMTLGLLRFAKRVTGRHLALYELIFRRFIASQMRPVKAEKISFEVRVLDKTVKVEGYSRILENGFNLVRPMRTLPSVEEGVTKVVEVRRWRAPSVSLYTQGDIIALMKERGIGRPSTYAKIVETLFERGYVLSSKRRKALIPTRIGIKVYEYLSTRFEKFISEETTRRLEEAM